The stretch of DNA TTCGTCCGACAAGTACGCGAACGCTTCACGAAATCCGCACTCGCCGCCGCGCGCGAATTCGAGAATCACCGTGCGGTCGCGCAGACAATTCGCATCGCGCGCGAGTCGTTTGGCGAACGCGAGGTTCATCTTTTCGATGTACAAATTCCAGGTGAACGGATCGAGAAAAAAGTAATTCGCGTCGGTATCCTGGCGCGGACGACCATGCTTGGCGCGGATCTTGTCGTCCTCGAACGTTTCCCACACCCAGACAAAATCGTCAATCTCGTCGAACGGCGCAATCCGCAATTTCGCGCGGCGTTCGTCGTCCTGCAATTTCTTGAGATAGTCAATCACCTCGCTCTTGCCCGCTGCCGGGCGACCGATGAGGATGATAACTGGAAAGGTGTCCATAATTTTCAAAGGCGGAAGGATGAGGGATGAAGGATGAGTTTTTCGCTACGTCTTTTCATCCTTCATCCTTCTGCTTTCATCCTTTACAAAAACAACTCCATCAAAATTTCGTCGTCATATTTGTCGTCAATCAAAACCTGCCGCGCGAATTTTCCGCACGGTGTAAAACCCAAGCCGAGGTAAAACTGTTGCGCGTTTGCGTTGCTCGCGCGGACAAAGATAACGAGCTTTTCGTACCCGTGCTCGCGCGCAAACGCGATGGTGTGCGCGGCGAGTTGCCTGCCGATACCGCGCCCGCGCCACTCGCGCAAGATTTCTGTGCCGATGGTTCCGACGTGATCCATCGAGCGAATGAACCGCGCCCACAAGTCGAGCGTTTGAAACGCGATGACTCGACCGTCCTGCTCCGCGACGAAAACTCCTTCGCGTTCCGAAAGCGACGCGACGTACTCGCGTTCTTGTTCGAGCGTGAAAGGGCGATCAATCGCCGAATAGATTCGCTCGGCGGCGATTTCCTGCCAGATGGCGACGATGCTGGGCGCGTCGTCGGGTGTGGCGCGGCGGATCGAAAATTGTGTTGACACGATTTCTGTTCAGTCGTATAATAGATTCACAATAAACCAGTTCGTCTGGTTTACGCGCCCCCGACGATAAGGTCGCCAAGAGAGGTGGTCTTCCTCCATGAGGATAGTCGGGGGTGTTTTATTTTCATCGTTCCGGCTCTTGCCACAGATCAATGACCTTGTTTACAAAGGTCGCGTAATGCTCTTTTTGTCCCTGCACCACATATTGTCGAATCGCGCCGGCAATCATATCCGCCAATTGTAGACCATCCTCGTTCTGGGATCTGCCTCCGACGATTTTGCTGAATGGTCGTTCACGTTCCCTTTGGCGACACTCAACCGATAATCGTAAACGCAATGCTCGGCAAAGTGCTGGCGTCCCGGCATCCACAATT from Chloroflexota bacterium encodes:
- a CDS encoding GNAT family N-acetyltransferase; its protein translation is MSTQFSIRRATPDDAPSIVAIWQEIAAERIYSAIDRPFTLEQEREYVASLSEREGVFVAEQDGRVIAFQTLDLWARFIRSMDHVGTIGTEILREWRGRGIGRQLAAHTIAFAREHGYEKLVIFVRASNANAQQFYLGLGFTPCGKFARQVLIDDKYDDEILMELFL